The segment tgaggcacacattaaaagcgttactaaaacggccttctttcatctccgtaatatcgctaagattcgctccattctgtccactaaagacgctgagatcattatccatgcgtttgttacgtctcgcctcgactactgtaacgtattattttcgggtctccccatgtctagcattaaaagattacagttggtacaaaatgcggctgctagacttttgacaagaacaagaaagtttgatcacattacgcctgtactggctcacctgcactggcttcctgtgcacttaagatgtgactttaaggttttactacttacgtataaaatactacacggtctagctccatcctatcttgccgattgtattgtaccatatgtcccggcaagaaatctgcgttcaaaggactccggcttgttagtgattcccaaagcccaaaaaaagtctgcgggctatagagcgttttccgttcgggctccagtactctggaatgccctcccggtaacagttcgagatgccacctcagtagaagcatttaagtctcaccttaaaactcatttgtatactgtagcctttaaatagactccctttttagaccagttgatctgctgtttcttttctttttcttctatgtcccactctcccctgtggagggggtccggtccgatccggtggccatgtactgcttgcctgtgtatcggctggggacatctctgcgctgctgatccgcctcgacatctctgcgctgctgatccgcctccgcttgggatggtttcctgctggctccgctgtgaacgggactctcgctgctgagttggacccgctttggactggactctcgcgactgtgttggatccattgtggattgaactttcacagtatcatgttagacccgctcgacatccattgctttcctcctctctaaggttctcataatcattattgtcacagacgtcccactggatcattattgtcaccgatgtcccactgggtgtgagttttccttgcccttatgtgggcctaccgaggatgtcgtggtggtttgtgcagccttttgagacactagtgatttagggctatataagtaaacattgattgattgattgaatgttaaattgggacggcgtggcgcagtggaagagtgcccgtgcgcaacccgagggtccctggttcaaatcccacctagtaccaacctcgtcacgtccgttgtgtcctgagcaagacacttcacccttgctcctgatgggtgctggttggcgctttgcatggcagctccctccatcagtgtgtgaatgtgtgtgtgaatgggtaaatgtggaagtagtgtcaaagcgctttgagtaccttgaaggtagaaaagcgctatacaagtacaacccatttatttatttatttatttatatatatatatataataacattgTGTCTGATAAATATCACATTCTACTTGCAGAGTAAACGGTCAGatggaaaaaaaatcagatttcggCCACTTTAGCCCTGCAATGTTAAAGTAGTTATAGTCTTAGAggctatgagcatgaactgatgaaaaccTACTTTGATGAGAGGCggaacgtcttccaagacaaaccgaACAATCCAGTTGCGAACAATTGAATGCCCAGAGAATAGACGGTAATTATGCCGTAGTTGTCGTTTCATGCTGCCTAGCAATAATGATCAAGTTACAAAGCTACAAAACATGTTGACAGAAACGGAACAAAGTCATTGCCAATATACAgtacggaaagtattcagaccaCTTTTTTAACGTTTCACTCTTTTTCATTGCAACCATTTGCTCAAATTAAAAACTTTCCATTTTATTTCTCAAAAAGTTGCACTCAGCAACACATCTTTACAGAAAAAAAAGAGAAGCGTTtggaaatgtattaaaatttaaaaaactgaaaaatcacatgtacatcattattcagaccctttgcccattactttgttgatgcacctttggcagaaattacagcctcaaatctttttgaatacaatgccacaagcttggcacagcTATTtctgggcagtttcgcccattcctctttgcagctccTCTCtcgctccatcaggttggatgagaagcaGTGGTTTTCAATAAATGAAATCATTTTTTGATTTTAGCAAATGGGTGCAATGACACAAAGATTGAAAAATGTAAAGGGGTCTAAATACTTTCCTACGACCTCAATTTAAGCATATATATTTTAGTAATAAGAGGAAGGCGGTTGACCTGAGAAGTTAATCGACATAAAAGAGTCGTCGACATAGTTGTAGTTAAAAATTTACAGTtgatacatgtgatcggtattagCCAATCTCATTCATGGAAGAGTGGTAATGGAAATGGGCAGCATAGAAACCCTATCGCAGCACCTACTGTCCGTAGTATCTCCCACTCACTGTGATGGCCAAAGGTAGTTTGACATAAATGAAAGCCACTGTGTATTGATGTTGCCTATGTGTGGCAGGAACAGGCCCGAAGGGAAGATTTTGGAGACTGTGGGGATATTTGAGGCTCTGAAGCAGCACGGCAAATACGAAACAGGACAGGTAAAAACTTCCATAACCATGTTAGTTACCTCACTTCCACGCACAGATTAGCTAATAGAATATGAATCACTCTTGATAATATACTGCAATATATGCATACTGTATATTCACAATTATTTCAACCTTCCATATCTGATCTGAGGTTTAGCCCATATCTCTGTTTTGTCTTTTTCACAGCTATTTCTCCACAGCGTGTTTGGCTACCGAGGTATTGTCTTGTTTCCATGGCATGCCCGACTCTACGACAGAGATATCACACCGCCATTGTCTGACAGGTAAACCCCTATTCAAGTCGACTATTTTAAGTTAAGCCTGGTGTATAGTCTCGTGTCGCGTAGCTTGGGTAGGCGTTGCCGTCGTCCCCCCTTCCCTTCTTCGGCGTAGCCTTTGTGCGCCTCCAAAAAATGCTTGGTTCGCGTCGCCGGTGACACGGAACGCAGGGCTGCGATTGGTCAGTTTTTGCAGAGGAGGATCTCTGAACACAGGCAATAAACtttgtgctagcggggtgtataatatagtcaggaattttcatggatgcaaaggattctgggtattttttgcgttgcgtttatgttgtgttactgtgaggatgttctctcgaaatgtgtttgtcattcttgtttggtgtggcttcacagtgtggcgcatattagtaagagttttaaagttgtttatatcacaaccataagtgtactctgtatcacccagtataccTTGCAGTCgagtacgtgtatctgcggaagccacatacagcatattgctggactggcaagcagtttgtacatgttgtagaaggcgtcaaaggcaatggcttcatagcacgcccttattattgttatctgggtgaccgccagcagatatacgcaagaatgtttgcggctcctattgtcttcttcactttgtgtcacgggtcaaaatggctctttgagttgtAAAGGTTGCCAAATCTTGaactatatatattaaatatttccgaatggttcaaccgccaccacccgcccgaatctatttaaaatcaatttttttgtcatgtcacccgcccgacctgcggtttatccgcggatgagaccgcaatccgcgcatctctagtacatgATAACTCTTTCTTGTCCCATGTCTTGAATGGCCGAATAGCGTTGAGAATAATAATAGCGTCCTCTGCCATGACTCGTTCAGAAGTTCCGCGGTCCATTTTTAGGTAcgtatttttctatggtttataAGTAAAACGTCCATTAAATGTAATCTGATGATTTTGAATGACAACAATGGCTGCAGTTACTCCTTCTGGAGACATTGCCCCTTAGTGTTTTGAAAGATAATTAAAAGTCTGGCACCAGCCCCGCACGGAAGAAATATAAATCAAACAAGACGCCGTAGGGGCAGATGCAAGGTACGCGATGCGAGAGTATATTCTTGCCATTACTCGTGTCTCTAGTGGTAaacacatgttgttgttttttctttattatacCCAGCAAACCTGAAAACCCTGGTGCCCATGGATCAAAAGAAGTGAAAGGAAAGACGCACACTTACTACCAAGTTCTGATTGATACCAGAGATTGCCCTCACATTGTAAGTCAGTGTGTTTGTAAGGCCTTTTCTGACATCTAGTGGTTACTTGTTGCAAAACAGTTAAATTCACTCTTCAGCTCTTGAAGTCCAGAGATTGCCCTCACATCCATTAAATGGTTGGGGTGGAGTGGTAGGGGTGTTGGTATTGATGGCTCGATTGTCTAATTTTCATAATtggccttccatccatccatttcctactgcttgcaTCATAAGTCTAAGATGGTGtgacaacaataaaacaacaagtGTCATCTTTTTACAAACAACCTGAATTTTTTGTTAAATGCTAAAAATAACAGTGCTGAcaaaaagatttctttttttttagttatcaGATCaaccatgattaatcacaggctatagcttgcttgcataattaaaacatttttttttaaataaagctgaatatttggatacaaatgcaaagttattgtcagaatgtcttcCACAAACATTTTCACTTAAATACACATCATTTATTTGATAAATGCTTTATTTTCGTTATTTTTACAGCCCAAAAAAAGCATCAGATGCGTAGACatcaataaatatacatttaacacCACCACTTAAGCCATGTTTTAGTGAATGTGTAAACACCATTTTCTCAGAGCCCTTTGGGTATTTCTCAGTAAACGTACATGGCCCTTTTGGTTGTACTGAGAGCCAACATTGGCCAGGGTGATCAATGGACTAACCATCTTGTATGGGGTTAACCTAGCCTGGATCTCTCTGTGCTCGCCCCGCTTCTGCTTTCTCACACCACCTATGCCACGTCCTCTGCGCTTGCACCTAGCAGTGGGGTTTGTTGTGGGCCAGCACAGGGTGCATATTTTCTGTAGTTCTCTGGCGTCCATACAGCACTGCTGCCAATGTCTAACAACAACTTCTAGCAGCATAGCCTTTTTGGTTAAAGCTAAGATATGGACTTACAAAAACGATGACAAGACAACAAAAAACATGTTAACACATGTTCTGCCGTCTTACTAATCAGTATCACTAATATCCAGTACTCTCTTACCTGCTCTATTGGTTCCACGAACAAgctcaaaaaatgtaaacactCGTAACTCAAGTCAACTCCACCCATTGAAaggaattgaaatcaatttaatccgTGTTTGCCCCCCCAATACCACCACAATCTTAACATGTACCAtgtcttttaaaaataaaaataaaaaaacttttagctaataaatactgttttaaaaagcaatacaatagaattaaataaaaacaactgcagtAGTTATTATTAGATAATGTTCTGCATTTATTAGTTTCCTTTGGCTTGCTTCTCTGTCGTGTAACAGTAGGAACCGTTGTTGTTTATGTTGCTGACGGATGAGAGGTCAGAGTTGACAGCAACCGGTATGTATCTCACCGTAAGACCCAGTGGGCAAGGGTAATATGTAACTTTctgttattgaataaaaatatACTTCAGTGTCCCACACTATCGtggttcagtttttctcgtaaacaCACACCTTTCTGATCATGCTATTTGACTGAAGTTTGTCAGGATGAATATTTTCATGTTTCATTTGACAGTCTCAGCGATCCCAGACAGAGGCAGTGACCTTTCTGGCTAACCACGATGACAGCAGAGCGCTGTACGCCATCCCAGGTGTGCCAACTCTTAATTTTACTCAACTATGTGCTGATTCATTTCTTTTGGTAATCAACAAGTCTGACTATGCGGTCTTGTTTACAGATCAGGATGCAACATTTACATTGTATCTAGTGTTGAAGTGGCAACCGCTTAAAATGTGTGGTCAGCTAATGATACTGAATTAGCAAAGTTTAGCTActaacggtatagctcggttggtagagcggccgtgccagcaacttgagggttgcaggtatatccccgcttccgccatctgagtcaatgccgttgtgtctttggccaagacactttatccacctgatcccagtgccacccacactggtttaattttaacttagatattggttttcacaatgtatagcgctttaagtcacttgaggaaaaagcgctatataaatataattctcttcactttagctatcattgaatgtaACAACATAgatgcttctcttggactgttttttttttatgtgcacgTGATTTCTGAATGCACATGTGGGCAAGACAGCGTGAGTGACAAGCCAGAACGCCAGACAAATTTCTAGAACCAACTTTGACCATCTTAAGTTAAAATAATTACtaattgtgaaaaataaagacactaaaacatatgtatgttctattaaacCACAAATGGTAAAAAAGCTAGCCGGTGgtgtttttgttacatttttggtttaaaaaaaaaaaaaatgtaaccttCAGCAAATCGCAAACCGCTCCTTTTAAAGGTGTCATAttataggactgggcgatataccGCTATTATACTTAATACCGGTATATTTCAGACAGAGATATATATTTGAGACAAAATCTTTCAGTGTGCCTTTGTTATGGCTGTTCGCTCTTCTCTGCGCATGACTGGTGTAGCCCAGGGCATTCTTTGGCTCAACCCCACACCTTGCGTCTTTACGTAGGCTTGTCTGACACACAACGATGCAACACAACAAACTTTTTAAAGAATATGGTGGCTTAGGTGCTGACTTCTTAACTCCTGAGTGATGTAATGCTTTCGTCACTGATTACATTTTTGGCTATAGGTAAGGGACTATAgctttatttatacatacaccaATTTGCTTGAGAACTTACACAGTATGTCTGCTTGGAGTGACTTTATCACTAATCTTATCTGTTTATGTTGTTCAGTTCTGTTAGCGACTTAGCACAGCAGTTAGCGATAGTTCCTCTCTGCTGTTCACTTGATGTGTCAAATGTTTAGCTACTCCttggcttaaaggcctaccgaaacccactactaccaaccacgcagtctgatagtttatatatcaaagatgaaatcttaacattgcaacgcatgccaatacggctggtttagtttactaaattgcaattttaaatttcgcggcaAAATATCCTCCTGAAAACGTCCGGTATGAtggcgcgtgcgcgtgacgtcacggattgtagagacattttgttccagcattgtGGCCAGCTATtaatcgtctgttttcatcgcaaaattccacagtattctggacatctgtgttggttaatcatttgcaatttgttcaataaacaatggagacatcaaagaagaaagctgtaggtgggaagcggtgtattgcggccgggcctttagcaaaacaaacacagccaatgtttcattgtttacattcccgaaagatgacagtcaagctgtactatggaacggagatgtcaagcgaacatgtttggattagaccacacacacaaagtacagtgtattgtgtgtattaataaaaaacattttacccttctgtattctgaaggcaatCTATGTCgttgctactccagcatcaatatcagcagcgctcgtcctcctgaccgtcagcgTCGGGCTCAAAGCGGtttggctctatcccttgttgcggttgggcctggccgagtggtcctgccacccccacggctgccacggcgcctcttaCAGCATCTTCGCTATCTGTAtccctcccactgccctcttgtctttttttaatttatatatatatatatatatatatatatacattttttatatttatatatatatatatatatatatatatatatatatatatatatatatatatatatatatatatataaaatttatatatatatataaaaaagaaaaatatatatataaaaagaaaacatatatatatatatatatatatatatatatatatatatatatatatttgttttctttttatagtccttcactctcactttcctcatccatgaatttttcatcctcgctcaaatcaatggggaaatcgttgctttctcggtccgaatagctcttcctgctggtggccatgattgtaaacaatgttcagatgtgaagagctccacaacccgtgatatCACGCGCatgtcgtctgctacttccggtacaggcaaggctttttttattagcaccaaaatttgcaaactttatcgtcgatgttctctactaaatcctttcagcaaaaatatggcaatattgcgaaattatcaagtatgacacatagaatggacctgctatccccgtttaaataagaaaatcatatttcagtaggcctttaaaattgctTCTCCTCATAGCCCATGCAGACCAACCTAGTCCTGCGGCTGGGTGGCTGAAGAGCAGTTTCAAACTGAACAGTCATCTGCCTTTTATTGTAGTGAGTGAGTAAATGCTCCAGCTATCCCAACATACCAGCAAGAGGCTATAAAAGTAACGTTAATGCACAAAATTTACAAAAACTGATTTGGCATAGTAACTGCTAACTAAGCACTTTATAAGAATAAGCAATATGTTACATTACTACTTACAACAAAAAGTAGTCTGAGTACTCTCAACACTGGTTATCCAAACATCAAACACTTTAAGCAACTTTAAGccatttgcatgttttgttttagataCCCATACAGTATATATCGTCATTCGGCCTAAAAACACCGGTatatcagttttggtccatatctcccagccctatcactatgattttttttcaacatataaAGCACTTCCTTGTAGTCTATGTAATATGGAATGGTGGTTCATTGGTCAAAGTTTTGCAGagattgttttacagaccgtttttGACCACTTTTTGACAGTTTCTTCAGGTTGTGCCGTTttatgggtggtcttatttacgtggctacACTTTGACTGCATCTTCTAATTGCCAGTCATGTTATAGTTTTTAGCACTTACATATCCCgtctttgtattagaaatggcaacagcagaggatgcatgtgcatttaCGAGCCACTCtcccccacaacaagaggatagagaaaaataatgagctggaataaacttcccgacgatgtcagactttccccaactctgactacttttaaaactagactgaaaacgtttatgttcaccttagctttcagctaaatcttttaaTCTTTTAACTTTGAATGTCCGCactgttttaatttttattgtctgcattttaattttgcttttattttctttcattttacTTTGTCGTCtctgaagcactttgagtctgccttgtgtatgaaaagtgctatacgaataaagttgccttgccttgccatATTGACCTCAGCATCGGACTACAATGGGGGGACTTGCGCAATGCTTATCTGGTGACGTCACACTTGAAAAAAACTTTATAAATTGGGCAAATTCTAAAGAGCCTTGTTTGGAAGAAGTAAAAAGgaaggcaatattgttttataaatttCTCTGCTGTGCctgcatggtttgatttcaaatttccgGGACTTATGCAGACCCTAAATACACAAAACcaggtaccaacaggtaagaaaagttggttttgcaaaatagGTCCCTTTTAAGTTGACCTCGTTTATTATGGACAACCAGTCTTATGATGACCAACCCAAGTCCTGGAGCCTCATGTAACAACAGTTGTGTGGCTTTCCTACTAAAAATAGATGTAACTTTAAACCCAGAAAACAGCGTacacaaatatccatccatccatttactaccgcttattccctttcggggtcgcggggggcgctggcgcctatctcagctacaatcgggcggaaggcggggtacaccctggacaagtcgccacctcatcgcagggccaacacagatagacagacaacattcacactcacattcaaacactagggccaatttagtgttgccaatcaacctatccccaggtgcatgtctttggaggtgggaggaagccggagtacccggagggaacccacgcattcacggggagaacatgcaaactccacacagaaagatcccgagcctggatttcaacccaggactgcaggagcttcgtattgtgaggcagacgcactaacccctctgccaccgtgaagccccgcgtACACAAATAAATATTTTGAATTATTAAAGTGTTCTCATGCATaaatccaagcacatttctttgttACATTGTAAAATACTTGGATTTGGATGCCGATATGTGCATGGCTTTGTGCATGGCAAGAATTGTTTGAGCTCAGCTCATCAAAAGTCAGTAGGAGGTTCTTCTTTCTTGTGTTCGGAGTGAACAGAAGAGTGATTGTCAGCCTGACGCTGCCATGGCGCAGAGAACTGAACACAgactgaaatttaaaaaaaaaagtaaacggtCATGTCAGGAGGAAAGTGAGGAAGACGATAGGTGTGCGTGGCAAAACTGGGGTAAATTAGTGCTGCACCTCATTTGAAAAAATAGTTACAACAATGATAGGGACAACTTAAAAAGAGGTGGGTGACTGATAATCCCCAATATAAATCAGTGTAATTTATAACATGTTTATACAGTAGCCTGCTCACATGATCCAGATTACAATTCCATGTGTCAGGAGGCAGCGCACATTTCCACGTCAACGTCAAGTCTTGAAACATCTCAACTTTGCCGTGAAAAAGCAGACTTTTGTGTGTACGTAAGCTTGTTACATGAGGCCTCTTGTCCACCAAGTTCTTATTAATTAAAAGTACCCACTTATGCTGATTATGTCAAGGACCATTTCTGAAAAATCAATAGGTATATGACAAAATGTGCTATAGTATTGTTGCTTGCATGTTATTACGAAAGCTGACTTGATGTAATTTTTTAAAGTCGGTTCAATCAAAAAAAGAAGTCCCGGAAAGGAAGTGCTTGCTTACTTAGTTTAAAGTCTTGGCAAGTGATCAAAAGGCCCTTTTTTGTGGTACACTTCTCAGCCGCTCTTTCAACCTTTCCGCAACTaacaaaatgtattcatttaaatttgggggaaaaaatggtGTCGTCAAACAAGATTCTTTAAAATCTCTCGTTTTACATATGCGTCTGGTCAAAGTCACAGGTAGTATCAAGCAATAGCTTTTTGGGACATCGACTTGAATATGTTCCACTGGTAATTGTTGTGTTTCTGCCTTTCTCTCAGGTCTGGATTATGTTAGTCATGAAGACATCCTGCCTTACAATTCTGCAGAGCAGACTCCCATCCAGCATGAGCTGTTCGAACGCTTCCTTATGTACAACCCTACTAAATGTAAACACACTTGTGCCTCACTTGAGCTATCAGCCTCATTCTTTTCCAAGATTGTCGTCATTTTTTCTGTATCGTGTGCTTTGTCATTTTAGAGACTGGTCATATCTCTGTCTCTAACTGAACAATTATTGAacatgccttatttttttttgctgtgcACCTTAGCGCCTCCATTTGTAGCCAGAGACACTCTAAAAGCATGGCAAGAAAAGAATCACCCCTGGTTGGAGCTCTCTGACGTCCACAGGGAGACCACCGAAAACATCCGGGTCACCGTCATCCCATTCTACATGGGCATGAGGGTAAATAGTGAACATGCACTATTATGAACATG is part of the Nerophis ophidion isolate RoL-2023_Sa linkage group LG13, RoL_Noph_v1.0, whole genome shotgun sequence genome and harbors:
- the poldip2 gene encoding polymerase delta-interacting protein 2 isoform X1, translating into MAACALRRGLLSTLSKYNKKHAHRILSVADSRFEAYRPQLECRACGVYGVAQQRRLMSSRNRPEGKILETVGIFEALKQHGKYETGQLFLHSVFGYRGIVLFPWHARLYDRDITPPLSDSKPENPGAHGSKEVKGKTHTYYQVLIDTRDCPHISQRSQTEAVTFLANHDDSRALYAIPGLDYVSHEDILPYNSAEQTPIQHELFERFLMYNPTKSPPFVARDTLKAWQEKNHPWLELSDVHRETTENIRVTVIPFYMGMREGQNSHVYWWRYCIRLENLGNEVFQLRERHWRIFSLSGTLETVRGRGVVGREPVLSKEQPAFQYSSHVSLQSPSGHMWGTFRIERTDGSCFDVRIPPFSLESNKDDKAPPAGYTF
- the poldip2 gene encoding polymerase delta-interacting protein 2 isoform X2 → MAACALRRGLLSTLSKYNKKHAHRILSVADSRFEAYRPQLECRACGVYGVAQQRRLMSSRPEGKILETVGIFEALKQHGKYETGQLFLHSVFGYRGIVLFPWHARLYDRDITPPLSDSKPENPGAHGSKEVKGKTHTYYQVLIDTRDCPHISQRSQTEAVTFLANHDDSRALYAIPGLDYVSHEDILPYNSAEQTPIQHELFERFLMYNPTKSPPFVARDTLKAWQEKNHPWLELSDVHRETTENIRVTVIPFYMGMREGQNSHVYWWRYCIRLENLGNEVFQLRERHWRIFSLSGTLETVRGRGVVGREPVLSKEQPAFQYSSHVSLQSPSGHMWGTFRIERTDGSCFDVRIPPFSLESNKDDKAPPAGYTF